From bacterium, the proteins below share one genomic window:
- the acs gene encoding acetate--CoA ligase, protein MSESSSIENVFHEERSFEPSPPPGMELRFKDLADYRRAYEASIRDPEAFWEKIAEGFSWSKKWGRVLRYDWKKEFQVAWFEGGQTNLSVNALDRHLKEKADKVALIWEGNQPGESRQLTFAELHREVGRLANALKALGVRKGDRVAVYMGMVPELAMTLLACARIGAIHNVIFGGFSVDSLKNRILDCQAGFLVTADGLFRGEKTVPLKPVADKAWEACEAEGHKPIACLVLQRTGEAVEMEDGRDYWWHEWVPRQDEHCEPEAMDAEDPLFILYTSGSTGKPKGVVHTTGGYMVQVATTFKYVFDYREEDVFWCTADIGWVTGHSYLVYGPWLNGATVLMFEGIPTYPGPDRFWEVIDRHRVSIFYTSPTAIRSLMRSGEAPVRKHSLQSLRILGSVGEPINPEAWVWYYKVIGQERCPIVDTWWQTETGAIMVSPIPFAMALKPGSAGLPFLGVQTEVLNEQGQPVKAGEGGLLAITAPWPSMIRGVWGQPGRVMETYFSKFAGKYFAGDGVRFDGEGYAWFLGRMDDVLKISGHRLGTAELESAFVKNPAVAEAAVVGYPHPVKGEGIYAFLTLKEGSEPGRNLRRELIQQIASEVGAIAKPDHIQFTPALPKTRSGKIMRRILRKIAAGDTEQLGDTTTLADPGVVDELLKGAMAEREEK, encoded by the coding sequence ATGAGCGAATCCTCTTCGATCGAGAATGTCTTCCACGAGGAGCGGAGCTTCGAGCCCTCGCCGCCGCCGGGCATGGAGCTTCGATTCAAGGATCTGGCCGACTATCGGCGAGCTTACGAAGCTTCGATCCGAGATCCCGAGGCCTTTTGGGAAAAGATTGCGGAAGGCTTCTCCTGGTCCAAGAAGTGGGGGCGAGTCCTGCGTTACGATTGGAAGAAAGAGTTCCAGGTCGCTTGGTTCGAGGGCGGCCAAACCAATCTCAGCGTCAATGCCCTCGACCGCCATTTGAAGGAAAAGGCCGACAAGGTCGCCTTGATTTGGGAGGGCAACCAGCCGGGTGAATCCCGCCAGCTCACTTTCGCCGAGCTCCATCGCGAGGTCGGTCGTTTGGCCAACGCCCTCAAGGCACTGGGCGTCCGCAAGGGCGATCGGGTTGCGGTCTACATGGGGATGGTTCCGGAGCTGGCGATGACCCTGCTGGCCTGCGCCCGGATCGGCGCGATTCACAATGTCATCTTCGGCGGCTTCTCGGTCGACTCGCTGAAGAACCGGATCCTGGATTGCCAGGCGGGCTTTTTGGTCACGGCCGACGGCCTGTTCCGCGGCGAAAAGACGGTTCCGCTGAAGCCCGTCGCCGACAAGGCCTGGGAGGCTTGCGAGGCCGAAGGCCACAAACCCATCGCTTGCCTGGTCCTCCAGCGCACCGGCGAAGCCGTCGAGATGGAGGATGGCCGGGACTATTGGTGGCACGAATGGGTGCCGCGGCAGGACGAGCATTGCGAGCCCGAGGCGATGGATGCCGAGGATCCGCTGTTCATTCTCTATACCAGCGGCTCGACCGGCAAACCCAAAGGCGTTGTCCACACGACCGGCGGCTACATGGTTCAAGTGGCGACGACCTTCAAATACGTCTTCGATTATCGCGAGGAAGATGTCTTTTGGTGCACCGCCGACATCGGCTGGGTCACCGGTCACAGCTATTTGGTCTACGGTCCCTGGCTCAATGGAGCCACCGTCCTGATGTTCGAGGGAATTCCGACCTATCCGGGACCGGATCGTTTTTGGGAAGTCATCGATCGCCACCGGGTTTCGATTTTTTACACCTCGCCGACCGCGATCCGTTCGCTGATGCGATCCGGCGAGGCTCCGGTGCGGAAACACTCGCTCCAGTCGCTGCGAATTTTAGGCAGCGTCGGCGAGCCGATCAACCCCGAAGCCTGGGTTTGGTATTACAAAGTCATCGGCCAGGAGCGTTGTCCCATCGTCGATACCTGGTGGCAGACCGAGACCGGGGCCATCATGGTCAGCCCGATCCCCTTTGCGATGGCGCTCAAGCCGGGCTCGGCCGGTCTGCCTTTCTTGGGAGTCCAGACCGAGGTCTTGAACGAGCAGGGTCAGCCGGTGAAGGCGGGCGAGGGCGGCCTGCTCGCGATCACGGCGCCTTGGCCCTCGATGATCCGCGGCGTTTGGGGTCAGCCCGGGCGGGTGATGGAAACTTATTTCAGCAAGTTCGCCGGAAAGTACTTTGCCGGCGACGGCGTGCGCTTCGACGGCGAAGGTTATGCCTGGTTTCTCGGGCGGATGGACGACGTCCTCAAGATTTCAGGCCACCGGCTCGGCACGGCCGAGCTGGAAAGCGCTTTCGTGAAGAACCCGGCGGTCGCCGAGGCCGCGGTGGTGGGCTATCCCCATCCGGTCAAGGGCGAGGGCATCTACGCCTTTTTGACCCTGAAGGAAGGCAGCGAGCCTGGGCGCAATCTGCGCCGCGAGCTGATCCAGCAAATCGCCTCCGAGGTCGGCGCGATCGCCAAGCCCGATCACATCCAGTTCACGCCGGCTTTGCCCAAGACCCGCAGCGGCAAGATCATGCGACGCATCCTTCGCAAGATCGCCGCCGGCGACACCGAGCAGCTGGGGGACACCACCACCTTGGCCGATCCCGGCGTCGTTGACGAGTTGCTCAAGGGCGCGATGGCCGAACGCGAAGAAAAATAA
- a CDS encoding thioredoxin domain-containing protein yields MESYNRLKHEKSPYLLQHKDNPVHWHAWGEEAFAAARAGGKPIFLSIGYSTCHWCHVMEHESFEDPEVADLLNREFIAIKVDREERPDVDDIYMSAVHAMRQRGGWPLSMFLTPDLKPFYGGTYWPKALFMNILSQVSKVWREQPGQVRETGESIVEYLKMQKIDDAPEKPLDAEVFDRFLRQCLLSFDQEWGGFGQAPKFPHAMQLAMLLRIHRRNGDARALEMVKLTLDKMARGGIYDHLGGGFARYSTDEKWLIPHFEKMLYDNAQLAAAYLEAHQATGDPMFREVARETLDYVLRAMSHPEGGFYSAEDADSEGEEGKFYVWTFEELRSLLDSDAFDRLSQVYQVKPGGNFEYGHSVLWLAPEYSWAEKQEPILAGAMAKLFQIREARIHPHLDDKILTAWNGLMIRAMALGYQVLGEAKYLEAAHRAAAFLRGKLWEKGKLLARYRDGEGRFAARLDDYAYLIQGLIDLYESDFRPETLVWALELQDRQFELFWDEKGGGFFFTDGLDSSLLVRGKEGMDGALPNANAVSAWNLLRLHGLTYEDRFHDRADRIFRTFSALLSDYPTAFSTLLIAYDYRSASPWELAIVNQASDGKASAFLQKLRTAFHPHVSLACAEAGQYFPTLLRGKELLEGSTAFYLCRDRSCDRPRKDPEEAWKALGLVAPSGE; encoded by the coding sequence ATGGAATCTTACAATCGCCTAAAACACGAAAAATCGCCTTACCTGCTTCAACACAAGGACAACCCGGTCCACTGGCATGCCTGGGGCGAAGAGGCTTTCGCCGCCGCCCGCGCCGGCGGCAAGCCGATCTTCCTCAGCATCGGATATTCGACCTGCCATTGGTGCCACGTCATGGAGCACGAGTCCTTCGAGGACCCGGAAGTTGCCGACCTGCTGAACCGCGAATTCATCGCCATCAAGGTCGACCGCGAGGAGCGGCCCGATGTCGACGACATCTACATGAGCGCCGTCCACGCCATGCGCCAGCGTGGCGGCTGGCCGCTCAGCATGTTCTTGACCCCCGACCTCAAGCCCTTTTACGGCGGGACATATTGGCCCAAGGCTCTGTTCATGAACATCCTCTCCCAAGTCTCCAAGGTTTGGCGAGAGCAGCCCGGCCAGGTCCGGGAGACCGGCGAGTCCATCGTCGAATACCTAAAAATGCAGAAGATCGACGATGCTCCCGAGAAGCCGCTCGACGCCGAAGTCTTCGACCGCTTTTTACGCCAATGCCTGCTCAGCTTCGACCAGGAGTGGGGCGGCTTTGGCCAGGCGCCGAAATTCCCCCACGCCATGCAGCTCGCGATGCTCCTCCGGATTCATCGCCGCAACGGGGATGCTCGGGCCTTGGAGATGGTCAAGCTGACCTTGGACAAAATGGCCCGAGGCGGGATCTACGACCACCTCGGCGGCGGTTTCGCCCGCTATTCGACCGACGAAAAGTGGCTCATTCCCCATTTCGAAAAGATGCTCTACGACAACGCCCAGTTGGCGGCGGCCTACCTCGAGGCTCATCAAGCCACCGGCGATCCGATGTTCCGCGAAGTCGCTCGCGAAACCTTGGACTACGTGCTTCGCGCGATGAGCCATCCCGAAGGCGGGTTCTATTCGGCTGAAGACGCCGATAGCGAAGGGGAGGAGGGCAAGTTCTATGTCTGGACCTTCGAGGAGCTGCGCTCGTTGCTCGATTCCGACGCCTTCGATCGCCTGAGCCAAGTCTACCAAGTGAAGCCCGGCGGCAACTTCGAGTACGGTCACAGCGTGCTTTGGCTGGCTCCGGAATACAGCTGGGCCGAGAAGCAAGAACCGATTCTGGCCGGAGCCATGGCCAAGCTCTTTCAAATTAGGGAAGCAAGGATTCATCCTCATCTCGACGACAAGATCCTCACCGCTTGGAACGGACTGATGATCCGGGCGATGGCGCTGGGCTATCAGGTGTTGGGCGAAGCCAAATACCTCGAGGCCGCCCATCGAGCCGCTGCCTTCCTCCGCGGGAAGCTCTGGGAGAAAGGCAAGCTCCTGGCCCGCTATCGCGACGGCGAAGGGCGCTTCGCGGCGCGGCTTGACGACTATGCCTATCTCATTCAGGGACTGATCGATCTCTATGAATCCGATTTCCGGCCCGAGACCTTGGTTTGGGCTTTGGAGCTGCAGGACCGGCAATTCGAGCTATTCTGGGACGAGAAGGGCGGCGGTTTCTTTTTCACCGACGGCTTGGATTCCAGCCTGCTGGTCCGAGGCAAGGAGGGGATGGACGGCGCCCTGCCCAACGCCAATGCCGTCAGCGCTTGGAATCTCCTTCGCCTTCACGGCCTGACCTACGAAGATCGCTTTCATGACCGAGCCGACCGGATCTTCCGGACTTTCTCCGCTCTGCTCAGCGACTATCCGACGGCATTCTCGACGCTGCTCATCGCCTACGACTATCGAAGCGCTTCGCCTTGGGAGCTGGCGATCGTCAACCAAGCTTCCGACGGGAAGGCTTCGGCTTTTCTCCAAAAGCTCCGCACGGCCTTTCACCCTCACGTGAGTCTGGCCTGCGCGGAAGCCGGCCAATATTTTCCGACCCTGCTCCGGGGGAAGGAGCTCCTCGAAGGCAGCACGGCCTTTTACCTTTGCCGCGACCGCAGCTGCGACCGGCCCCGCAAGGACCCCGAAGAAGCCTGGAAGGCCCTCGGTCTGGTCGCCCCTTCTGGGGAATAG